A portion of the Daphnia magna isolate NIES linkage group LG4, ASM2063170v1.1, whole genome shotgun sequence genome contains these proteins:
- the LOC116922168 gene encoding protein phosphatase 1 regulatory subunit 16A isoform X1: protein MDHSDLVAELPRIEKLTAAERLKIARDRRVNQILRHEQYERDFPLSVKKDKFFSNHRSNKRTGQNRGIHFVHSVILLEAAARNDIEEVRRLLLQGVCPDSQNEDGLTALHQCCIDDSESMMKLLLEFGANVNAEDSEKWTPLHAAATCGHLHLVKYLIGQGANMLAVNADGNMPYDICEDEPTLDYIESEMAREGVTQELIDEIRASTEKRMLTDLKNLAAQGESLEYVDYVGARPLHIAAANGYLSVVEFLLDQHVTTDSSDNDGWQPIHAAACWGHLEIVELLVQNGSDLNAQTKNHETPYDICEDPEMKSRIAALRTEQESRARAGNQKTKRTQSTSTNTRTHSIRRNSTRDKGQISKRQIKNEAIFVIHQDDERRTNHQNSNDKTKADDQSQRTTASADADAHTTASFSSRLINSNKRHAPPPPPPSSSYKADTGCDSMQPQFISSPILTTSAVNDSTIDIHVSVTINTKSPGVNSRSVPPPPPPPTTSVLSCSSSSSSSSVLLPQLLPSVHPVLSSSALPAVLYPVPSLSGGACTLADLKKQRSLFRVSGGGGVFDSVDSPHTNSTLRSVKSQKSAISNSFVIQPETELNVTKSPSSGNVSNGNPSPSNTWSSATKKDAIDDANSTVTSNASQSASLPKYQGETTELVGKKNASSSCCTLS from the exons ATGGATCACAGCGATTTAGTGGCGGAGCTTCCGCGTATCGAAAAGTTGACTGCTGCTGAAAGGCTTAAAATTGCTCGTGATCGGCGGGTGAATCAAATCTTACGCCATGAGCAATATGAGAGGGATTTCCCGCTCTCCGTGAAAAAGGACAAGTTCTTTTCCAATCACCGGAGTAATAAGAGAACCGGACAGAACAGAGGAATCCACTTTGTTCACAG TGTCATTCTTTTGGAAGCCGCTGCTCGCAACGATATAGAAGAAG tgAGGAGACTTTTGCTACAGGGAGTATGTCCTGATTCCCAAAATGAGGATGGATTAACTGCCCTACACCAG TGTTGCATTGACGATAGCGAAAGCATGATGAAGCTTTTGCTGGAATTCGGGGCCAATGTGAATGCGGAGGATTCTGAGAAATGGACACCACTTCATGCAGCAGCTACGTGTGGCCATCTGCACCTCGTCAAATATCTCATTGGCCA GGGAGCCAATATGCTAGCCGTAAACGCGGATGGCAACATGC CCTACGATATCTGTGAGGATGAGCCTACGTTGGACTACATAGAATCGGAAATGGCACGAGAGGGTGTTACACAGGAG CTAATTGACGAAATCCGGGCATCAACAGAAAAACGGATGCTGACAGATCTAAAG AATTTGGCTGCGCAAGGAGAGAGCCTGGAATACGTAGATTACGTAGGAGCAAGACCTCTACACATTGCCGCGGCCAATGGTTATTTGTCAGTTGTAGAATTCCTTCTGGATCAGCACGTCACCACTGACAGCAGTGACAATGACGGTTGGCAACCAATTCATGCTGCTGCGTGTTGGGGACAC TTAGAAATCGTTGAGCTTCTCGTTCAGAATGGATCCGATCTCAATGCCCAAACTAAGAATCACGAAACACCTTATG ACATTTGCGAAGATCCTGAGATGAAATCGAGGATTGCCGCATTGCGAACCGAACAAGAGAGTCGAGCCCGTGCTGGCAATCAAAAGACAAAACGGACTCAATCGACATCGACAAATACTCGAACACATTCGATCCGCCGCAATTCAACACGAGACAAAGGCCAAATATCCAAGAGGCAGATCAAGAATGAAGCCATATTCGTCATTCATCAAGAT GATGAGAGACGTACGAACCATCAAAACTCAAATGACAAAACAAAGGCTGACGATCAGAGTCAAAGAACAACAGCGTCTGCTGACGCCGATGCTCACACGACTGCATCCTTTTCAAGTCGCTTGATCAATAGCAACAAACGACATGCTCCTCCACCGCCTCCGCCATCGTCTTCGTACAAAGCTGATACCG GTTGCGACTCAATGCAGCCGCAGTTCATATCGTCACCTATCCTGACCACATCAGCTGTTAACGACAGCACGATCGACATTCACGTTTCAGTTACCATTAACACAAAGAGCCCTGGGGTTAACAGTCGATCCGTACCACCACCACCTCCTCCTCCGACTACCAGCGTGTTGTCCTGTTCATCGtcttcgtcatcatcatctgTTTTATTACCTCAACTTTTACCATCCGTCCACCCGGTGTTGTCCTCTTCAGCTCTGCCAGCAGTCCTTTATCCGGTGCCTTCCTTGTCTGGCGGGGCGTGCACGTTAGCTGACTTAAAGAAACAGCGTTCGCTCTTCCGTGTTAGTGGAGGTGGAGGAGTCTTTGATTCTGTAGACTCACCTCACACGAATTCAACGCTAAGATCTGTTAAATCTCAAAAAAGTGCTATCTCAAATTCTTTCGTTATCCAACCTGAAACAGAGCTTAATGTCACAAAATCACCTTCATCTGGGAACGTTAGCAACGGCAACCCGTCGCCTTCCAATACGTGGTCGTCTGCTACGAAGAAAG ATGCAATCGACGACGCCAATTCCACCGTAACAAGCAATGCCAGCCAATCAGCTTCCCTGCCAAAATATCAAGGTGAAACGACCGAATTAGTGGGTAAAAAGAATGCTTCTTCATCTTGTTGCACCTTGTCATGA
- the LOC116922168 gene encoding protein phosphatase 1 regulatory inhibitor subunit 16B isoform X2, translating to MDHSDLVAELPRIEKLTAAERLKIARDRRVNQILRHEQYERDFPLSVKKDKFFSNHRSNKRTGQNRGIHFVHSVILLEAAARNDIEEVRRLLLQGVCPDSQNEDGLTALHQCCIDDSESMMKLLLEFGANVNAEDSEKWTPLHAAATCGHLHLVKYLIGQGANMLAVNADGNMPYDICEDEPTLDYIESEMAREGVTQELIDEIRASTEKRMLTDLKNLAAQGESLEYVDYVGARPLHIAAANGYLSVVEFLLDQHVTTDSSDNDGWQPIHAAACWGHLEIVELLVQNGSDLNAQTKNHETPYDICEDPEMKSRIAALRTEQESRARAGNQKTKRTQSTSTNTRTHSIRRNSTRDKGQISKRQIKNEAIFVIHQDDERRTNHQNSNDKTKADDQSQRTTASADADAHTTASFSSRLINSNKRHAPPPPPPSSSYKADTELNVTKSPSSGNVSNGNPSPSNTWSSATKKDAIDDANSTVTSNASQSASLPKYQGETTELVGKKNASSSCCTLS from the exons ATGGATCACAGCGATTTAGTGGCGGAGCTTCCGCGTATCGAAAAGTTGACTGCTGCTGAAAGGCTTAAAATTGCTCGTGATCGGCGGGTGAATCAAATCTTACGCCATGAGCAATATGAGAGGGATTTCCCGCTCTCCGTGAAAAAGGACAAGTTCTTTTCCAATCACCGGAGTAATAAGAGAACCGGACAGAACAGAGGAATCCACTTTGTTCACAG TGTCATTCTTTTGGAAGCCGCTGCTCGCAACGATATAGAAGAAG tgAGGAGACTTTTGCTACAGGGAGTATGTCCTGATTCCCAAAATGAGGATGGATTAACTGCCCTACACCAG TGTTGCATTGACGATAGCGAAAGCATGATGAAGCTTTTGCTGGAATTCGGGGCCAATGTGAATGCGGAGGATTCTGAGAAATGGACACCACTTCATGCAGCAGCTACGTGTGGCCATCTGCACCTCGTCAAATATCTCATTGGCCA GGGAGCCAATATGCTAGCCGTAAACGCGGATGGCAACATGC CCTACGATATCTGTGAGGATGAGCCTACGTTGGACTACATAGAATCGGAAATGGCACGAGAGGGTGTTACACAGGAG CTAATTGACGAAATCCGGGCATCAACAGAAAAACGGATGCTGACAGATCTAAAG AATTTGGCTGCGCAAGGAGAGAGCCTGGAATACGTAGATTACGTAGGAGCAAGACCTCTACACATTGCCGCGGCCAATGGTTATTTGTCAGTTGTAGAATTCCTTCTGGATCAGCACGTCACCACTGACAGCAGTGACAATGACGGTTGGCAACCAATTCATGCTGCTGCGTGTTGGGGACAC TTAGAAATCGTTGAGCTTCTCGTTCAGAATGGATCCGATCTCAATGCCCAAACTAAGAATCACGAAACACCTTATG ACATTTGCGAAGATCCTGAGATGAAATCGAGGATTGCCGCATTGCGAACCGAACAAGAGAGTCGAGCCCGTGCTGGCAATCAAAAGACAAAACGGACTCAATCGACATCGACAAATACTCGAACACATTCGATCCGCCGCAATTCAACACGAGACAAAGGCCAAATATCCAAGAGGCAGATCAAGAATGAAGCCATATTCGTCATTCATCAAGAT GATGAGAGACGTACGAACCATCAAAACTCAAATGACAAAACAAAGGCTGACGATCAGAGTCAAAGAACAACAGCGTCTGCTGACGCCGATGCTCACACGACTGCATCCTTTTCAAGTCGCTTGATCAATAGCAACAAACGACATGCTCCTCCACCGCCTCCGCCATCGTCTTCGTACAAAGCTGATACCG AGCTTAATGTCACAAAATCACCTTCATCTGGGAACGTTAGCAACGGCAACCCGTCGCCTTCCAATACGTGGTCGTCTGCTACGAAGAAAG ATGCAATCGACGACGCCAATTCCACCGTAACAAGCAATGCCAGCCAATCAGCTTCCCTGCCAAAATATCAAGGTGAAACGACCGAATTAGTGGGTAAAAAGAATGCTTCTTCATCTTGTTGCACCTTGTCATGA